A region of Streptomyces sp. NBC_01267 DNA encodes the following proteins:
- a CDS encoding decaprenyl-phosphate phosphoribosyltransferase — MSEVSEVPGVPAVSGVPEPALLVQEPPRPPPSLTGGGAAGLALGLLRTARPRQWIKNVLVVTAPVAAGQLVSRQTAGQLAVVFVLFTAAASAVYLVNDARDAEADRAHPVKCHRPVAAGEVPVPVAYAAGALLAVLTTAGAVVFCNDMTAALLSAYIAMQLAYCVSLKHILVVDLVVVTTGFLMRAMIGGVALDIPLSRWFLITAGFGALFMVAAKRYSESVQMEGGAATRALLSEYTTGYLRFVWQLAAGVAVLAYCLWAMESGGPPDSGLLPWRQLSMVPFILFILRYAVFADRGTAGAPEDVILRDRALTVIGAGWIVVYVLAIADL; from the coding sequence ATGTCTGAAGTCTCCGAAGTGCCCGGCGTACCGGCGGTGTCCGGGGTTCCGGAACCGGCCCTGCTCGTCCAGGAACCGCCACGCCCCCCGCCGTCCCTGACCGGAGGCGGGGCCGCGGGCCTGGCGCTGGGGCTGCTCAGGACCGCCCGCCCCCGTCAGTGGATCAAGAACGTCCTGGTCGTCACCGCCCCCGTCGCGGCCGGTCAGCTGGTGTCGCGCCAGACCGCCGGTCAACTCGCCGTCGTCTTCGTCCTGTTCACGGCCGCCGCCTCCGCCGTCTATCTCGTCAACGACGCCCGGGACGCCGAGGCCGACCGCGCGCACCCCGTCAAGTGCCACCGCCCGGTGGCCGCGGGAGAAGTCCCCGTCCCCGTCGCGTACGCCGCTGGAGCCCTGCTCGCCGTACTGACGACCGCGGGCGCCGTCGTGTTCTGCAACGACATGACCGCCGCGCTGCTCTCCGCGTACATCGCCATGCAACTCGCCTACTGCGTCAGCCTGAAGCACATCCTGGTCGTCGACCTGGTCGTCGTCACGACCGGCTTCCTGATGCGGGCGATGATCGGCGGAGTGGCCCTCGACATCCCGCTCTCGCGCTGGTTCCTGATCACCGCCGGGTTCGGCGCGCTCTTCATGGTCGCGGCCAAGCGCTACTCCGAGTCCGTCCAGATGGAGGGGGGTGCGGCGACCCGGGCACTGCTCTCCGAGTACACCACCGGATACCTGCGCTTCGTCTGGCAGCTGGCGGCCGGGGTCGCGGTCCTCGCGTACTGCCTCTGGGCGATGGAGAGCGGCGGCCCGCCCGACAGCGGACTGCTGCCGTGGCGTCAGCTGTCGATGGTCCCGTTCATCCTCTTCATCCTGCGGTACGCCGTCTTCGCCGACCGCGGCACCGCGGGCGCCCCGGAGGACGTGATCCTGCGGGACAGGGCGCTGACCGTCATCGGCGCCGGATGGATCGTCGTGTACGTGCTCGCGATCGCCGACCTGTAG
- a CDS encoding phosphatase PAP2 family protein — translation MRDCGACPPVGAVARTLSRSGEHGVLWLAAGLTGALTDRERRGAWLRATALIGTAHLASMGLKRVVRRPRPGLGDRQPLVRTAGHHSFPSSHAASAAAAAVALGALRPVGRRLIPPLAAAMCVSRLVVGVHYPTDVAAGALLGGLTAGLGDRWMRGTHV, via the coding sequence ATGCGCGACTGCGGCGCGTGTCCGCCGGTGGGCGCCGTGGCCCGGACCCTGTCCCGCAGCGGTGAGCACGGCGTGCTGTGGCTCGCCGCCGGGCTCACCGGCGCGCTCACCGACCGGGAACGGCGCGGCGCCTGGCTGCGCGCCACCGCCCTGATAGGCACGGCCCACCTCGCGAGCATGGGTCTGAAGCGGGTGGTACGCCGCCCGCGCCCCGGTCTCGGCGACCGGCAGCCCCTCGTACGGACCGCGGGCCACCACTCCTTCCCCAGCTCGCACGCGGCCTCCGCAGCCGCGGCGGCCGTCGCCCTCGGCGCGCTGCGCCCCGTGGGCCGCCGCCTCATACCCCCGCTCGCCGCCGCGATGTGCGTGTCCCGGCTGGTCGTCGGGGTCCACTATCCGACCGATGTCGCCGCGGGCGCCCTCCTCGGTGGGCTCACCGCCGGGCTCGGCGACCGGTGGATGCGAGGCACCCATGTCTGA
- a CDS encoding YihY/virulence factor BrkB family protein — MDRLTKLPVIGPWLARLMRTHAWRSYETLDRVRWTRLAAAITFVSFLSLFPLITVAAAIGAALLSTAQLNTMQHTLAQQVPGISDQLDIGSLVANAGTVGVVAGAALLFTGIGWVGSMRDCLRAVWEIDDADQGNFVVRKLKDGGILVGTGGAVLVSFGASAVGTSAVNWTADRVGLENAGWGGALLQGVAFVLAVLADFLVLLYVLTLLPGVEPARHRLITAGLIGALGFELLKVLLSGYMRGVASKSMYGAFGVPVALLLWISFTVKLLLYCAAWTATGHTDEEPVSDVENVVPDPAAASAGSPGTPRPPTGATRHR, encoded by the coding sequence ATGGACCGGCTGACGAAACTTCCCGTGATCGGCCCCTGGCTGGCCCGCCTCATGCGCACCCACGCCTGGCGCTCCTACGAGACCCTCGACCGGGTGCGCTGGACCCGGCTCGCCGCCGCGATCACCTTTGTCAGTTTCCTCTCGCTCTTCCCGCTCATCACCGTGGCCGCCGCGATCGGCGCCGCGCTGCTCAGCACCGCCCAGCTGAACACCATGCAGCACACGCTCGCCCAGCAGGTGCCCGGCATCTCCGACCAGCTGGACATCGGCTCGCTGGTCGCGAACGCGGGCACGGTCGGTGTCGTCGCCGGGGCCGCGCTGCTGTTCACCGGCATCGGCTGGGTCGGCTCGATGCGGGACTGCCTGCGTGCGGTGTGGGAGATCGACGACGCCGACCAGGGCAACTTCGTGGTGCGCAAGCTCAAGGACGGCGGGATCCTGGTCGGCACGGGCGGCGCCGTACTGGTCTCGTTCGGCGCGTCGGCCGTCGGCACCAGCGCCGTCAACTGGACCGCCGACCGGGTCGGCCTCGAAAACGCGGGCTGGGGCGGCGCGCTCCTCCAGGGCGTGGCCTTCGTGCTGGCGGTACTCGCCGACTTCCTGGTCCTGCTGTACGTACTGACGCTGCTGCCCGGCGTGGAACCGGCACGCCACCGGCTGATCACCGCCGGACTGATCGGCGCGCTCGGCTTCGAACTGCTCAAGGTGCTGCTCAGCGGCTACATGCGGGGCGTCGCCTCGAAGAGCATGTACGGCGCTTTCGGTGTCCCCGTCGCGCTGCTGCTGTGGATCAGCTTCACGGTGAAACTGCTGCTGTACTGCGCGGCCTGGACCGCGACGGGGCACACCGACGAGGAACCGGTCAGTGACGTGGAAAACGTCGTACCAGATCCGGCAGCGGCCAGCGCCGGTTCACCAGGAACACCCCGGCCGCCAACAGGAGCAACACGCCACCGCTGA
- a CDS encoding GtrA family protein — translation MGVSRREVTGFALAGILAYAADLGLFLWLRGFLRWDPLAAKTVSFLAGCTVAYLGNALGTYRGRHVGWREYTVFFGVNAAGALLQLLCLTVSHYGLGLTSARADTLSGAVIGMGLATGLRFWGTRTLVFGGEGRRTPWTG, via the coding sequence ATGGGTGTCAGCCGCCGGGAGGTCACCGGTTTCGCGCTCGCCGGGATCCTCGCGTACGCCGCCGACCTGGGACTCTTCCTCTGGCTGCGCGGATTCCTGCGCTGGGACCCGCTCGCCGCCAAGACCGTGTCGTTCCTCGCCGGGTGCACGGTCGCGTACCTCGGCAACGCCCTCGGCACGTACCGGGGCAGGCACGTCGGCTGGCGCGAGTACACCGTCTTCTTCGGTGTGAACGCCGCCGGAGCCCTCCTCCAACTGCTCTGCCTCACCGTGTCGCACTACGGCCTGGGGCTGACCTCGGCCCGCGCGGACACCCTCTCCGGCGCGGTCATCGGCATGGGGCTCGCCACCGGTCTGCGCTTCTGGGGGACGAGGACGCTGGTCTTCGGCGGCGAGGGTAGGCGTACGCCATGGACCGGCTGA